AGCAATGTTACGGTCTTCAAGCATTACTCCCATGCCTTTAACATTTTTTAAACCACCATTGCTTTCACGTACTTTTTTGGCTATTTTATTAGCAATTTCAACATCACTAGTATCGAGGTTAACATTAAAAGCAACCAAAGCTGGACGAGCACCAACTACAGTAGCACCAGCTGTAGGATGTAATTTAGACTCACCAAAATCAGGAGCCCACTCAGGATCATTAATTTTATTTTTAAATCCTTCGTATTCGCCTTTACGTACTACAGATAAATTTTTTCTTTTATCAGTTTTTGCTGCTCTTTCATATAAATAGATAGGTATGTTTAGCTCTTTAGCAATACGCTCACCAACCTCATTGGCGATTTCAATGCAGTCTTTTAATTTTACACCCGAGATAGGAATAAATGGAACAACATCTGTGGCACCCATACGTGGATGTCCACCCTCGTGTACATTCATATCAATAAGTTCAGCTGCCTTAGCAGTAAGCTTAAAAGCAGCCTCAGCACAGGCCTCAGGAGTACCAATATAGGTTACAACTGTACGGTTATGGTCGGCATCAGAAGAATAATCTAATAAGATTGCACCAGCAGTTTCTCTTACTTGATCTACAACTTGTTCTATAATTTCGGGTCGACGTCCCTCACTAAAATTCGGTACGCACTCTACAATTTTTGCTGACATAATTGTTCTCCTTATACGTTTTTCGTTTGTAGCAAAGCATTTATTAGTTTGTCATCCACACAGAGACATAAGTATTAAATGCTTTGCCTAATTTATTCGTTTTAATTAGTGATATTTTCGTTAACCACAAAG
This Clostridium sp. 'deep sea' DNA region includes the following protein-coding sequences:
- the ftcD gene encoding glutamate formimidoyltransferase; the encoded protein is MSAKIVECVPNFSEGRRPEIIEQVVDQVRETAGAILLDYSSDADHNRTVVTYIGTPEACAEAAFKLTAKAAELIDMNVHEGGHPRMGATDVVPFIPISGVKLKDCIEIANEVGERIAKELNIPIYLYERAAKTDKRKNLSVVRKGEYEGFKNKINDPEWAPDFGESKLHPTAGATVVGARPALVAFNVNLDTSDVEIANKIAKKVRESNGGLKNVKGMGVMLEDRNIAQVSMNMTNYKKTALYRSFEMIKMEAKRYGVNVVGSEIVGLVPMDALIDCAGYYLQLEGFSKKNQILERRLQG